One part of the Fusobacterium pseudoperiodonticum genome encodes these proteins:
- a CDS encoding MBOAT family O-acyltransferase, with protein sequence MIFNSIDFLIYFIVVVTVYFCIPRKFTWIWLLISSYYFYMYWNIKYLFLILFSTTITYIAGILIDKIRKKDEIFFKKETLIKCILLFSIILNLLILFYFKYFNFFVENINYMLSVFNIPKDLNYIDILLPVGISFYTFQALSYVIDVYKEETKVEYHLGKYALFLVFFP encoded by the coding sequence ATGATATTTAATTCAATAGATTTTTTAATTTATTTTATAGTTGTAGTAACAGTATATTTTTGTATTCCGAGAAAATTTACTTGGATTTGGTTACTTATATCTAGTTATTATTTTTATATGTATTGGAATATTAAGTATTTATTTTTAATATTGTTTTCAACAACTATCACATATATTGCTGGAATATTAATTGATAAGATTAGAAAAAAAGATGAAATATTTTTTAAAAAAGAGACATTAATAAAGTGTATATTACTATTTTCAATAATATTAAATTTATTAATTTTGTTTTATTTTAAATATTTTAATTTTTTTGTAGAGAATATTAACTATATGTTAAGTGTTTTTAATATACCAAAAGACTTAAATTATATAGATATTTTATTACCAGTAGGAATTTCATTTTATACATTTCAAGCTTTAAGTTATGTAATAGATGTTTACAAAGAAGAAACAAAAGTAGAGTATCATTTAGGAAAATATGCTTTATTCTTAGTATTTTTTCCATAA
- a CDS encoding DapH/DapD/GlmU-related protein, translated as MKLSDLNFGKVEKDGEFNWLGLTAEDYDGKKVLTFLNDAKYIKELKKNKSITAIFTTLEISRKLEDYNYALLVVENPRKEFFKLHNKLYSQNFYFKKNKNIISEKAKISEKASIADYNVIIEDDVVIESDVTIYENVTIKRNSIIRSGSRIGGPACEFSRFGDEVLEVFSAGAVFIDENVEVQNNVCIDKGVFDQTYIGKNVKIDNLVHIAHDVKIYENTLIIACSFIGGRTRISKNSLIGPNCTIKNGILLGENSRVTMGAVVVMNVRNNEIVSGNFAIPHDQFMKKI; from the coding sequence ATGAAATTATCAGATTTAAATTTTGGTAAAGTAGAAAAAGATGGAGAATTTAATTGGTTAGGACTTACAGCAGAAGATTATGATGGAAAAAAAGTTTTAACTTTTTTAAATGATGCAAAATATATAAAAGAATTAAAAAAAAATAAGTCAATTACAGCTATTTTTACTACACTAGAGATAAGCAGAAAATTGGAAGATTATAATTATGCTTTACTTGTTGTAGAGAATCCAAGAAAAGAATTTTTTAAATTACACAATAAGTTGTATAGTCAAAATTTTTATTTCAAAAAAAATAAAAATATAATTTCAGAAAAAGCAAAAATTTCAGAAAAAGCAAGTATTGCTGATTATAATGTTATTATAGAAGATGATGTAGTTATAGAATCAGATGTAACAATATATGAAAATGTTACAATAAAAAGAAATTCAATAATTCGTTCAGGAAGTAGAATAGGAGGACCAGCATGTGAATTTTCCAGGTTCGGAGATGAAGTATTGGAAGTATTTTCAGCTGGAGCTGTTTTTATAGATGAGAATGTTGAGGTTCAAAATAATGTATGTATAGATAAAGGGGTATTTGATCAAACATATATAGGTAAAAATGTAAAAATAGATAATTTAGTTCATATTGCACATGATGTTAAAATATATGAAAATACTCTTATTATAGCTTGTTCTTTTATAGGAGGAAGAACAAGAATTTCTAAAAATTCTTTAATAGGTCCTAATTGTACTATAAAGAATGGGATATTATTAGGTGAAAATTCAAGAGTTACAATGGGAGCTGTTGTTGTAATGAATGTAAGAAATAATGAGATTGTTAGTGGAAATTTTGCAATCCCACATGATCAATTTATGAAGAAAATTTAA
- the murJ gene encoding murein biosynthesis integral membrane protein MurJ: MKKIIIIVVIFNLISKVLAFFRELSLAYFFGASSLTDAYLVAFSIPTIIFGIVGMGILNGYIPIYNQIKETSGDQIAKKFTINFSNIMLVICFFIFIFCFLFSDYLVKLFSYGFDKKTLELASFFTKISLLTIFPITLVSIFSGYLQSNNKFFSAAFIGIPTNLLYIIGTYISYKNNDFIMLVLFSCFALFFQFIFLCPFIFKTGYRHNFKVNIHDKNLHQLLILSIPIILGTSLEQINILIDRIIASSLKPGTITILNYSGKLNGAILSLAVMTILNILYPKFSSLVSQNNIDILKEKIRYTINMIFIFAFPIMFGIIILSKEISIFIFGRGNLNRDLVITIAKCLSCYSLCFVALCLRDLSTKIFYSFKNSRTPVINSSIGILLNIILNIILSKYLGVSGIALATSISTIFISILLFYNLKRYGIYLEKSNLIVLYKVIIASLFMVFVVYITKKYLNPLDKLNIIIYILISGISYITAICVLKIEEIKDLFKLFFKYLKAK, from the coding sequence ATGAAAAAAATAATTATAATTGTAGTAATTTTTAATTTAATATCAAAAGTTCTTGCATTTTTTAGAGAATTGTCATTAGCATATTTTTTTGGAGCTTCATCATTAACAGATGCATATCTTGTAGCATTTTCTATTCCTACTATTATTTTTGGAATTGTAGGAATGGGAATTTTAAATGGGTATATTCCTATCTATAATCAAATAAAAGAAACTTCTGGGGATCAAATTGCAAAAAAATTTACAATTAATTTTAGCAATATTATGTTAGTAATATGTTTTTTTATATTTATTTTTTGCTTTTTATTTTCAGACTACTTAGTAAAACTTTTCTCATATGGCTTTGATAAAAAGACATTAGAGTTAGCAAGTTTTTTTACTAAGATATCTCTTCTGACAATATTTCCTATTACATTAGTTTCTATTTTTTCAGGATATCTACAATCAAATAATAAATTTTTTTCAGCTGCCTTTATTGGGATTCCAACAAATCTTTTATATATTATAGGAACTTATATTTCATATAAAAATAATGATTTTATTATGTTGGTATTATTTAGCTGCTTTGCATTATTTTTTCAATTTATTTTTTTATGTCCTTTTATATTTAAAACAGGTTATAGACATAATTTTAAAGTAAATATACATGATAAAAATTTACATCAATTATTGATATTAAGTATTCCAATAATATTAGGGACTTCATTAGAACAGATTAATATTTTAATCGATAGAATTATAGCCTCTTCATTAAAGCCAGGAACTATAACAATTTTAAACTATTCAGGAAAATTAAATGGAGCTATTCTTTCATTAGCTGTTATGACTATTTTAAATATTTTATATCCTAAATTTTCTAGTTTAGTTAGTCAAAACAACATCGATATATTGAAAGAAAAAATTAGATATACAATAAATATGATATTTATCTTTGCATTTCCTATAATGTTTGGAATAATAATTTTAAGCAAAGAAATTTCTATATTTATTTTTGGTCGAGGAAATTTAAATAGAGATCTTGTAATAACTATAGCAAAATGTTTATCTTGTTATTCACTATGTTTTGTAGCTTTATGTTTAAGAGATTTATCAACTAAAATATTTTATTCTTTTAAAAATTCAAGAACTCCTGTTATAAATTCAAGTATTGGGATACTATTAAATATTATTTTAAATATTATTCTCTCTAAATATTTAGGAGTTTCAGGAATAGCATTGGCTACTTCGATATCAACAATTTTTATTAGCATATTATTGTTTTACAATTTAAAAAGATATGGTATTTATTTAGAAAAATCAAATTTAATTGTTCTTTATAAGGTAATTATAGCATCTCTATTTATGGTATTTGTTGTATATATCACTAAAAAATATTTGAATCCACTAGATAAGTTAAATATAATAATTTATATATTAATTTCTGGAATTTCATATATAACTGCTATTTGTGTACTGAAAATTGAAGAAATAAAAGATTTATTCAAATTATTTTTTAAGTATCTAAAAGCAAAATAA
- a CDS encoding glycosyltransferase family 4 protein, giving the protein MINIWLINQHSYPPGKSNWRRHFDLFKNFSKESYNIDVICGSFVHDRKEDILNQGEKYRLINSEGIKYHILSGISYKSNVIRMLSMIQFFFKVLFFSKKLKDKPSIIYASSPHPFNGLAGMYLARKYKCPFILEIRDLWPETWVAMGATTKKSILYKVFAYIEKVLYKNADKIITLTANKDYYISVGVDEKKVEIVSNGVDLEKYDSLIGERSSIEFLENKFNVLYTGAHGTANCLENILEVAKLLKNDNIVFNLIGEGEKKEELIKKSEECNLKNVKFYSPINKNLIPSTLKKGDAMIVIAKNTPLYKYGISFNKIFEYFASSKPIIFSGNVANDMVKEANAGISVEAENIEKIKEAVLSLYSMSKEQREVLGKNGRKYVEENYDTNVLSKKIEKIILNLLEDKNV; this is encoded by the coding sequence ATGATTAATATTTGGTTAATAAATCAACATAGTTATCCTCCTGGAAAAAGTAACTGGAGAAGACATTTTGATTTGTTTAAAAATTTTTCAAAAGAAAGTTATAATATTGATGTAATATGTGGCTCTTTTGTTCATGATAGAAAAGAAGACATTTTGAATCAAGGTGAAAAATATAGATTAATAAACAGCGAAGGAATAAAATATCATATATTATCAGGTATATCTTATAAAAGTAATGTAATTCGTATGTTATCAATGATTCAATTTTTCTTTAAGGTTTTATTTTTTTCAAAAAAGTTAAAAGATAAACCAAGTATAATATATGCTTCAAGTCCGCATCCATTTAATGGATTAGCAGGAATGTACTTAGCTAGGAAATATAAGTGTCCTTTTATATTAGAAATTAGAGATTTATGGCCTGAAACATGGGTTGCGATGGGAGCAACAACAAAAAAAAGTATTTTATATAAAGTATTTGCCTATATAGAAAAAGTTCTGTATAAAAATGCAGATAAAATAATAACATTGACTGCAAATAAAGATTACTATATCTCAGTGGGTGTAGATGAAAAAAAAGTAGAAATAGTATCAAATGGAGTAGATTTAGAAAAATATGACAGTTTAATAGGAGAAAGAAGCTCTATAGAATTTTTAGAAAATAAATTTAACGTATTATACACTGGAGCACATGGGACTGCAAATTGTTTAGAAAATATTTTAGAAGTAGCAAAATTATTGAAAAATGATAATATAGTATTTAATTTAATAGGTGAAGGTGAAAAAAAAGAAGAACTTATAAAAAAATCTGAAGAATGTAATTTAAAAAATGTTAAATTTTACTCACCTATAAATAAGAATTTAATTCCTAGCACTTTAAAAAAAGGTGATGCTATGATTGTTATAGCTAAAAATACACCTTTATATAAATATGGAATCAGTTTTAACAAAATATTTGAGTATTTTGCTTCATCAAAACCTATTATCTTTTCTGGGAATGTTGCAAATGATATGGTAAAAGAAGCTAATGCTGGGATTTCAGTAGAGGCAGAAAATATTGAAAAGATAAAGGAAGCAGTACTGTCTTTATATAGTATGTCTAAAGAGCAAAGAGAAGTATTAGGAAAAAACGGAAGAAAGTATGTTGAAGAAAATTATGATACAAATGTTTTATCTAAAAAAATTGAAAAAATAATTTTAAATTTATTGGAGGATAAAAATGTATAA
- a CDS encoding O-antigen ligase family protein, whose translation MDTLLEFFKRFEKYFNTIIVMLLILDGLFTLNFIEKTETYSMGISYSLLFYLAVYSICKKNKVKKDYLKIMYIIIFIFRYGSRGAVLAYLVLIFFYVLNNLYFNKKYKYLFLGIVTSIGTYYLFFKTNFIRLFFKKINELGIHSRTIDLFQKKGIYLSGRGEIYERVYNSILKDPYSIKGIFSDFFVTGIQSYSHNVVLELFYQFGIILGGFLVIFIFIIFIFSVFRKQKTTLDNLVFTFAVISMVHLMVSSTLWQNVDFWVWIGLYLNQKKFLRNNINKKFKKR comes from the coding sequence ATGGATACATTATTAGAGTTTTTTAAGAGATTTGAAAAATATTTTAATACAATAATAGTTATGTTGCTAATATTGGATGGATTATTTACTTTAAATTTTATAGAAAAAACAGAAACTTATTCTATGGGAATTTCTTACTCATTACTTTTTTATTTAGCAGTATATAGTATATGTAAAAAAAATAAAGTAAAAAAAGATTATTTAAAAATTATGTACATAATTATATTTATTTTTAGATATGGTTCAAGAGGAGCAGTTTTAGCATATCTAGTTTTAATATTTTTCTATGTATTAAATAATTTATATTTTAATAAAAAATATAAATACTTATTTCTGGGTATAGTAACTTCAATAGGAACCTATTATTTATTTTTTAAAACTAATTTTATTAGATTATTTTTCAAAAAAATAAATGAATTAGGAATACATTCAAGAACAATTGATTTGTTCCAAAAAAAAGGTATCTATCTGAGTGGAAGAGGTGAGATATATGAAAGAGTCTATAATTCTATTTTAAAAGATCCTTACTCAATAAAAGGTATTTTTTCAGATTTTTTTGTAACTGGAATACAAAGCTATTCACATAATGTAGTGCTAGAATTATTCTATCAATTTGGAATAATTTTAGGAGGATTTTTAGTAATTTTTATTTTTATTATATTTATTTTTAGTGTATTTCGTAAGCAAAAAACAACACTAGATAATTTGGTTTTTACTTTTGCTGTTATTTCAATGGTTCATTTAATGGTAAGCAGTACTCTTTGGCAAAATGTAGATTTTTGGGTTTGGATAGGATTATATTTAAATCAAAAAAAATTTTTAAGAAATAATATTAACAAAAAATTTAAAAAGAGATGA
- a CDS encoding Gfo/Idh/MocA family protein has product MYNVAIIGCGRISHKIAEGVAKNNDRMKLVVLCDPIEEKMFETEKTYNKKIEKENTILKYKNYREILKENKIDIAIISTESGYHEEIGLYFLENGVNLIIEKPLAMSIEGAQKLVDTAKKNNLKLAASHQNRFNYPIQLLKKAIKENRLGRIFNGMARILWTRDDNYYLQAPWRGTWALDGGTLMNQCIHNIDLINWMMDDEIDTVYAQTSNYIRNIEAEDYGVILIRYKSGKIATIEGSAIVYPKNLEETLTVTGEKGTVVIGGMAVNKINTWRVEGDNEQEYLSIDCGDPNSVYGYGHEALYKDFVDALDENREPLVNGIAGLNAVKIILAAYKSQKTGMAIKFDEFKEFSTLDMKKIILRTYKNENN; this is encoded by the coding sequence ATGTATAATGTTGCAATTATTGGTTGTGGAAGAATATCTCATAAAATAGCAGAAGGAGTTGCTAAAAATAATGATAGAATGAAGTTAGTTGTTTTATGTGATCCTATTGAAGAAAAGATGTTTGAAACAGAAAAAACATATAATAAAAAAATAGAAAAAGAAAATACAATATTGAAATACAAAAATTATAGAGAAATATTAAAAGAAAATAAAATTGATATAGCAATTATTTCAACAGAAAGTGGTTATCATGAAGAAATAGGATTATATTTTCTTGAAAATGGAGTTAATCTTATAATTGAAAAACCATTAGCTATGTCAATAGAAGGTGCTCAAAAATTAGTTGATACTGCAAAAAAAAACAATTTAAAATTAGCAGCTAGTCACCAAAATAGATTCAATTATCCTATTCAACTTTTGAAAAAAGCTATAAAAGAAAATAGACTAGGAAGAATATTTAATGGTATGGCAAGAATTCTATGGACTAGAGATGATAATTATTATCTTCAAGCTCCATGGAGAGGAACATGGGCTTTAGATGGTGGAACTTTAATGAACCAATGTATTCATAATATAGATCTAATAAATTGGATGATGGATGATGAAATAGATACTGTATATGCTCAAACTTCAAACTATATTAGAAACATTGAAGCAGAAGACTATGGAGTTATTCTAATTAGATATAAATCTGGTAAGATAGCAACAATTGAAGGAAGTGCTATAGTATACCCTAAAAATCTTGAAGAAACTTTAACTGTAACTGGAGAAAAGGGAACAGTAGTAATTGGTGGAATGGCAGTTAATAAGATAAATACTTGGAGAGTAGAAGGAGACAACGAACAAGAATATTTATCTATTGATTGTGGAGATCCTAATTCTGTTTATGGTTATGGACACGAAGCATTGTACAAAGATTTTGTTGATGCTCTAGATGAAAATAGAGAGCCACTTGTAAATGGTATAGCAGGGCTAAATGCAGTAAAAATAATATTAGCTGCATATAAATCTCAAAAAACAGGAATGGCTATAAAATTTGATGAATTTAAAGAGTTTTCGACTTTGGATATGAAAAAAATAATATTGAGGACATATAAAAATGAAAACAATTGA